The following are from one region of the Microtus pennsylvanicus isolate mMicPen1 chromosome 15, mMicPen1.hap1, whole genome shotgun sequence genome:
- the Kctd12 gene encoding BTB/POZ domain-containing protein KCTD12, with protein sequence MALADSTRGLPNGGGGGGGSGSSSSSAEPPLFPDIVELNVGGQVYVTRRCTVVSVPDSLLWRMFTQQQPQELARDSKGRFFLDRDGFLFRYILDYLRDLQLVLPDYFPERSRLQREAEYFELPELVRRLGAPQQPGPGPPHSRRGVLKDGSLGDELQPLGYSETEPHEGASAGAPSPTLELASRSPSGGAAGPLLTPSQSLDGSRRSGYITIGYRGSYTIGRDAQADAKFRRVARITVCGKTSLAKEVFGDTLNESRDPDRPPERYTSRYYLKFNFLEQAFDKLSESGFHMVACSSTGTCAFASSTDQSEDKIWTSYTEYVFCRE encoded by the coding sequence ATGGCTCTGGCGGACAGCACCCGAGGATTACCCAACGGGGGTGGAGGCGGGGGTGGCAGCGGCTCGTCGTCCTCCTCGGCAGAGCCGCCGCTCTTCCCGGACATCGTGGAGCTGAACGTGGGGGGCCAGGTGTATGTGACCCGGCGCTGCACCGTGGTCTCGGTCCCCGACTCGCTGCTCTGGCGTATGTTCACTCAGCAGCAGCCGCAGGAGCTGGCCCGGGACAGCAAAGGCCGCTTCTTTCTGGATCGGGACGGCTTCCTCTTCCGCTACATCCTGGATTACCTGCGGGACTTGCAGCTCGTGCTGCCCGACTACTTCCCCGAGCGCAGCCGGCTGCAGCGCGAGGCCGAGTACTTCGAGCTGCCGGAGCTCGTGCGTCGCCTCGGGGCGCCCCAGCAGCCGGGTCCCGGGCCACCGCACTCGCGCCGCGGGGTTCTCAAGGATGGCTCGCTGGGCGACGAGCTGCAGCCGCTGGGCTACTCGGAGACCGAGCCGCACGAGGGCGCCTCGGCCGGGGCTCCGTCGCCCACGCTGGAGCTGGCTAGCCGCAGCCCGTCCGGGGGCGCGGCGGGCCCCCTGCTCACGCCGTCCCAGTCTTTGGACGGCAGCCGGCGCTCCGGCTACATCACCATCGGTTACCGCGGCTCCTACACCATCGGGCGCGACGCCCAGGCGGACGCCAAGTTCCGGCGGGTGGCGCGCATCACGGTGTGCGGCAAGACGTCGCTGGCCAAGGAGGTGTTTGGGGACACCCTGAATGAAAGCCGGGACCCGGACCGGCCTCCGGAGCGCTACACCTCGCGCTATTACCTCAAGTTCAACTTCCTAGAGCAGGCCTTCGATAAGCTGTCCGAGTCGGGCTTCCACATGGTGGCGTGCAGCTCCACTGGCACCTGCGCCTTTGCTAGCAGCACCGACCAGAGCGAGGACAAGATCTGGACCAGCTACACCGAGTACGTCTTCTGCAGGGAGTGA